TGTGGCTATTTTAATGAGAGAAGGATGTGTTGTATCTAAGGCAGATAATGCACCGTAAATCGATTTGCAGCAGTTATACCGAGCCTCCATACCTGAGAAGAGATGAAAACccatatcattttttttattcttctaacGTAATAATATGAGAAACAGATAGCAGAAACTCTAGGTTCTCATGGTTGTATACGTTTCTAATGATACTAAAAAAGATTATAAAGTGATCCTAAGATTGGTCAATAAGCATCAAAACTACGAATAATGAATGCCACCATGACATCAATGGTGTTCGAATGCTGAAGTGGAGGGGGAAAAAAGGTTCAAAATGTAGACCATTTTTTGTGGACTCAGTGTGAGGATCAGTCACTACATCTATTATCTCTTGCTTCGAGCAAATCTGTTGCAAGCACCATTGCCGAGCCACAAGTCCAGTTAACAGTCTATATGCCTGAAAAAAATTCAAATAGATAAACCATCAGTTCTAATTTCCCTTGCAtccgaaaaaaaaaaagatatgacaaaagtTCTCACCACCAAACGAACTTCTGAATCCTGACGCAGAACTGACAGAAAGAGACCCTGTCGAATGCATCATCAACTTTAATCATACTCTTCTCAAAAGTGTGAACATCACAAAAGAAGCAAACAAGCATGAGGTTACCAAGCATTTAAAACTATGCAAGAAAGGGAAAACAACATAAGTTGGCCCTACAGAGTATGCAATTCAGTTAATAAAATTCATGCAACAGGTGGCCATGTAAACAGTCCTAGGAGACTAATCAATAGCGATTGAAGACTAATCAACCTGCTCAAATGCTCATTTTTTACAACTACTGCAAAGATAAGGAGGGCACTAACAGATGGTGTCAGCTTAGGACTTTCGCCTGCTGTATCATATATAATCCGACGAAGGCATTCTTCGGCTGTGTCATTCAGCAATTTGCTATGATCTGATCGATTCTCTCCAGAGATGTTTCCAAGAGCATGTAGCGCAGCCTGAGACAAGTAAAAACTTCAGATCTTTCTGAAGATGCTACAGAAATATGACAACAAATTCGGATATAAATATTCCAGAAAATCATTTGGATATGTGAAGATCAGTGTAGTCTGGAAAAATGGATCGTTATTTCGGGTTGCTCCTTTTGGTCCATGGGAAGATTTCACATGTAAAGTAAAATCCTACTCACCAGCTGCGCACCACGTCCTTGCCGATCAAAGGCTGCTTCAACAACATGCCTTGCCACAGGTGATGAGCTTGATAGTAGCAGTACAGCTCCTTGATTTGCTGAGGAATCAACAACATTAACAAACCATCACAATCTCAAAAACACGTTTAAGTGTTCGCTGATGACTCATGAACAAAGTCACCAAACATACGACAGAAGAATAATTTCATAAAGAAATCTAGAACAGCTTCAGCTGCATGCCACATTTCTTGTAGATAAATAATGGCCTTAGGCCTTGCCCAACTCGAATAGAGAAAGCTTTATAAACTAATACTCTATAAAAGTGGGTGATTGATATTCACCATCTCAAAATTTAGTTGGAAAGTAATTCGTAAAAGAGCATGTGCGGCACATCCCAAGGAAACTAACATAAAACGCTCGACACCATTGTTTCGTAAGGATGGTGAATACTTACAGGATCCAATTTCACCGAGTGCCTCAAGCACAGTCTCACATTCATCTGCATCTTGACCTTTCAAAGACTCCAATCTTGAATCTAAAGCTTCTAGAACCGCGTTAACATCTAGATGCAGAAAAACACAATAAAATTTAATCATACGTGTAAGAGACACTGCAAACCCATTCAAATGCAAGACATTTAAAAATATCAAATGTGGAATGAGGCTTACTAGATTCATCGAGGCAGGATAAACCCTCTGAAGAAAGAAGCCTTGCACTGATCATAATTGCTCTTGATCGTAAAATTGACTCCACGGATGCATCACTACAATATGAGTTTCACAGGAAATATTTTTAAGGGTTGTGGAACTAAACAACAACTCAATAAATATCAAACTCAAGAGTATGTTTGAAAATACCTGATTAAGGTGGTCAATAACTGGAGAAGAGTGCTTCTAGAGAGGAACTCTGCAGCATGTGGGATTTCTGACAACTACATTAATTGGAGTTATTTTCATAGTCAATAAAGAGAATTCAAAACTTTAGAACTATATTTTGGCACAAAATAGGCATACCTTTAGAACATACAAACTACAAGCTGAAAGTTATCAATCCTCATTGACAAGTTGCCTTGCCATGTTTCAATCTTACTGATTCAATAAAATTGACACCACTAGCTATGAGTgaagcaataaataaaattctttcaCTTTCCTAGACAGAAACCCAGATCTCAAATGATGTTTCAGAACTTGAAGTTGCAAATTTTCGTCTTCAGTATTCATGGTAAGCTAACAAGCATAGCATTGTC
Above is a genomic segment from Papaver somniferum cultivar HN1 chromosome 10, ASM357369v1, whole genome shotgun sequence containing:
- the LOC113317194 gene encoding uncharacterized protein LOC113317194 isoform X3 codes for the protein MTFIQVGLSAESQSVRCLACKAVSCLLDNDDKVADTAAQLVIDHGIYPSLLDSLTHGDELVAAASINAVKSLASSPKGIDVIFPANVDESTHLRNVAANCSSLGRVRVMALIVKLFSVSSSVASRAHNSNLLNLLEAEVDSKNDMLTILSVLELLYELSEIPHAAEFLSRSTLLQLLTTLISDASVESILRSRAIMISARLLSSEGLSCLDESNVNAVLEALDSRLESLKGQDADECETVLEALGEIGSSNQGAVLLLSSSSPVARHVVEAAFDRQGRGAQLAALHALGNISGENRSDHSKLLNDTAEECLRRIIYDTAGESPKLTPSGLFLSVLRQDSEVRLVAYRLLTGLVARQWCLQQICSKQEIIDVVTDPHTESTKNGMEARYNCCKSIYGALSALDTTHPSLIKIATKLQEAVRRGPYLSRDRMEAQPTVATSDRF